The Cytobacillus sp. NJ13 sequence AAGTGTTCACCTATTTTTTGAAGAGCGATCGTTTGGAAGGGCTGAATTTGCTGAAGAATTACCACGATACTACAGAGAAGTTGGTAAGCCGTTACCAGACGGTTGTGCCGGCATATCGGCAGGCAGACAAGTGGAGAGAAAGAGCGACCCTTTTCCTTAATAATCTCCCTGTAATAAGATATTTTGTCCAAAAAGAAATTATTAATGAATTATTAGCCTGGGCAGATTGGTCCTTAAAAGGCATTGAAGAGGAAGACTGGCTTTTTCAATCCGGGAGGAAGGTTATTCTGCACGGTGATGTAGCACATCATAATTTTCTCAGAGCAAAGGATCAATCTTTATATTTGCTTGATTTTGACCTGATAGCGATAGGTACTCCTCATTCCGATTACTTGCAGTATGCAAATCGCATCCTCCCTTTTATGAAATGGTCATTTGACGATTTGGGAAAATATCCAATCTTTAAATCCAATCTTGAAGAAAAGGGCTTTCTTCATGCATTGGCATTTCCAACTGATATATTTAGGGAATGGAATCGTGTAATAAGGGATAGAACATATCTTGATTCTGTAAAGATTCGTCCTGTTTTGGATTTAACTGTAGGTCAGTTTGCTGAGAGACAGCGTTTTATTAAAGCTCTTAAATATGCAGCCAATGAGATAAACAAATAATGTACAAAAAAATTGGACGTAAATGGACAGAATGAAAGCCTCCTTTCGCTCACAAGCTAAGAAAGAGCAGAAATGCTCAGGGCTTGTAATATTAGCGAGGGGGTTTTTCGCTTGCACAAGAAATTAATTGCAGTGCCGATGGCTGCCATCATGACGATGGGATTGGCAGGATGCGGAACGAATGAAGATGCATCTGTTGATCGAAAAAATGAAATTGGTCAGCCCATGGGGTATTATTCAAATGAAAATCACGGAAACCGCGGTGGAAATGTCCGGGTTGAAGATGGTACAGATAATGATGGGCCCCTGACAGAAATGATGGATCATACTCTGGGCGGAGAGGGAAAAAATAACGGCTACAACCGAGTGGACAATAATGCAAGAAGAGTCAGAAATGAAAACACCGGAAACCCTACTGTTCCTCTTGCAGACAGGGATAGCAACTTTTTCCGGAGAGATAATCGTTTTAGCCATAGCGATGCAAATTATCATGGGCATCTCGATGACAATACACGACAAGCCAAAAATTCTTATTATCAGGCTTATGAAGGTGAGCTTGCTGAAAAAATTGGCAACGTTGCAGCTGCTGTTCCAAACGTTGAAGATGTCAGGTCTGTTACTTATGGAAGCGATGTTTTGATTGCTGTAGATTTGAATGATTACGATAAGGAAGAACAGACGAAAGAAGCGATTCATGAAGCTGTTCAGCCATATTTGCGCGGAAGATCTGCCACGGTGGTAACTGATGAAGGAACGTTTAGCCGTTTAAGAAACATTGATAACAATCTTCGTGATGGCGGCCCGCGAGAGCAAATTGATTGGGATTTAAAAAGTTTATTCCGCAGGGAAAATTAAAGGTTTAGCAAAGAGGGCAAAGCTTTTGGGCTTTGCCCCTTTTTACATATTAATTATTTCAGGATAAACATGAAAATATTGGTCACACTAATCATAAAGATCTGGGAAAACAGGCTCAGGCGGATACTGCAGAAGTTACTACTTAATCGAGGTGATCGATCATGAGAACCATATGGGGCTTGCTATTAATAGGAGCTGCTTCCTTTTATCCCTTCTTCCAGACGGATGCATTCAACTTTTTATCTATGGATACTTCTGTATATGCTGAGGCAGCAGAAAAACACATTGAAGGTCCGCTTAAGATGGATGTCATTTTGGAGAGAGAATATCTGGATGGGGAAGTGAGCCAGGAAACGATAGAGGAAACCATATGGACCCTTGAAGATTTCTGGGCTAAATATGATCAATGGCAGCTTGTTGATATGGATATAGATTATATGGTGTTCCGCCGGAAAATGGATGATATATCGCCATTATTAAAAGCAAATGGGTACTTCGGTATAACTGAGGATGGCACATTAACCATTTTCAATGGAAGGCCGCAAAAAACAAATATCATTCAGTCTTTCTTTCAAATCGATTTAGGGAAATTAGAAAGCACAAAATGCATAGAGCTGAAAAAAGGGATACCTATTATGACTAAAGATCGTTATGTTGAGGTCCTTGAAACATTTAAAAGCTATTCCACCGGAGAAAAATACGCAAATTAAATAAGTGCAGAAACATGCAAGAGAGCGGACTTCTCTTGCATGTTTCTGTTTTGAAGAAGAGAAGATATGAATCGTTTGTAATGTTACTTAGTTTCTGATAACATGTAGTTAAGTAACATTAGATGCAGGAGGGAATCTTGTGGAATATGTTGATCCTATCAAGGACATCAAAAGTATTAATAAAATTAAAGAGATTTTAAAGAGACAGTCGCAGCGGGATCTACTGCTATTTGTTTTAGGAATAAATACAGGCATTAGAGTCAGTGATTTACTTTCTTTAAGAATCAGTGATGTCTGGGATGGGAAAGAGATAAAAGAATTTATATATATCGATGATATAAATAACAATGATCCTGAGTGTAAAAATAATGACCCAAAAGCATATTTTTTAAATAACAGCGTGAAAAAAGAACTAAAAAAATATTTTTCCCAGCATGACTTTACTGATTGTGATTTTCTTTTCAAATCCAAGAAGAATAATCAGCCAATAACCCGTCAGCAAGCTTATCGGATCATAAATAATGCTGCAAAGGAAGCCGGCATACAAGGGAAAATTGGAACTCATACAATTCGGAAAACCTTTGGCTATCATGCTTACAGAAAAGGGATAGCTATC is a genomic window containing:
- a CDS encoding phosphotransferase, with translation MNTTVNNGGDDLVQNRLLSYLQDQLPFKIEELKQIRKKVFLLRTQERIFILKGFSTYHRLKLQEAFTSSLMNEGFAKTYIFYEVAKEPPLFFDRTYYGCMEYIPPSEEVFTYFLKSDRLEGLNLLKNYHDTTEKLVSRYQTVVPAYRQADKWRERATLFLNNLPVIRYFVQKEIINELLAWADWSLKGIEEEDWLFQSGRKVILHGDVAHHNFLRAKDQSLYLLDFDLIAIGTPHSDYLQYANRILPFMKWSFDDLGKYPIFKSNLEEKGFLHALAFPTDIFREWNRVIRDRTYLDSVKIRPVLDLTVGQFAERQRFIKALKYAANEINK
- a CDS encoding intercompartmental signaling factor BofC, producing MRTIWGLLLIGAASFYPFFQTDAFNFLSMDTSVYAEAAEKHIEGPLKMDVILEREYLDGEVSQETIEETIWTLEDFWAKYDQWQLVDMDIDYMVFRRKMDDISPLLKANGYFGITEDGTLTIFNGRPQKTNIIQSFFQIDLGKLESTKCIELKKGIPIMTKDRYVEVLETFKSYSTGEKYAN
- a CDS encoding YhcN/YlaJ family sporulation lipoprotein, encoding MHKKLIAVPMAAIMTMGLAGCGTNEDASVDRKNEIGQPMGYYSNENHGNRGGNVRVEDGTDNDGPLTEMMDHTLGGEGKNNGYNRVDNNARRVRNENTGNPTVPLADRDSNFFRRDNRFSHSDANYHGHLDDNTRQAKNSYYQAYEGELAEKIGNVAAAVPNVEDVRSVTYGSDVLIAVDLNDYDKEEQTKEAIHEAVQPYLRGRSATVVTDEGTFSRLRNIDNNLRDGGPREQIDWDLKSLFRREN
- a CDS encoding tyrosine-type recombinase/integrase — protein: MEYVDPIKDIKSINKIKEILKRQSQRDLLLFVLGINTGIRVSDLLSLRISDVWDGKEIKEFIYIDDINNNDPECKNNDPKAYFLNNSVKKELKKYFSQHDFTDCDFLFKSKKNNQPITRQQAYRIINNAAKEAGIQGKIGTHTIRKTFGYHAYRKGIAISIIMSIYNHHSSAETLRYLGIEKGQKQLIKVDVNL